One segment of Phragmites australis chromosome 13, lpPhrAust1.1, whole genome shotgun sequence DNA contains the following:
- the LOC133888994 gene encoding uncharacterized protein LOC133888994, translated as MSRLQAKSFRRKAAAASHSHKTARPTRWPARLVDGFRRMLVGFFSFPPRPPKVTFSVDDHHRGSGGDGGGGGEESKRSSWSSSNLHPLNAHYDEAIADCVEFFNKSARVDLRSRPPHF; from the coding sequence ATGTCCAGGCTGCAAGCAAAGAGCTTTAGGAGGAAAGCGGCGGCGGCATCTCACAGTCACAAGACGGCGAGGCCGACGAGGTGGCCGGCCAGGCTGGTGGACGGCTTCAGGAGAATGCTGGTGGGATTCTTCTCCTTCCCTCCGCGGCCACCGAAGGTGACCTTCTCCGTCGACGACCACCaccgcggcagcggcggcgacggaggaggaggaggcgaggagtCTAAGCGATCGTCGTGGAGCAGCTCCAACCTGCACCCGCTGAACGCGCACTACGACGAGGCCATCGCCGACTGCGTCGAGTTCTTCAACAAGTCCGCCAGGGTCGACCTCAGGTCACGGCCGCCGCACTTCTGA